A genomic region of Oryza glaberrima chromosome 1, OglaRS2, whole genome shotgun sequence contains the following coding sequences:
- the LOC127760173 gene encoding uncharacterized protein LOC127760173 translates to MASSPDKGKEPTMDPPSSGSVSAENKKGNSSRGKGKKAAAAAPVAADSSSTAAAAAGAGDEVNRTATVRMSQPQIDLFMSFDPPPLEPVTGVSKEEEDRFAKIDAQLAKWEKEIRADAEMVKSQYEQKGYVEYEVDADLFPARAPPRPGRRRARHGVMAKKTPQGGGGATAK, encoded by the coding sequence ATGGCGAGTTCGCCGGACAAAGGTAAAGAGCCAACCATGGATCCGCCGTCCTCGGGCTCCGTGTCAGCGGAGAATAAGAAGGGCAACAGCAGCAGGGGAAAAGGGAAGaaggctgcagcggcggcgccggtggccgctGATTCCTCAtcgacggcggctgcggctgccggTGCCGGAGACGAGGTGAATaggacggcgacggtgaggatGTCGCAGCCGCAGATCGACCTGTTCATGTCGTTCGACCCTCCCCCGCTGGAGCCCGTGACGGGCGTctccaaggaggaggaggatcgcTTCGCGAAGATCGACGCGCAGCTGGCCAAGTGGGAGAAGGAGATCCGCGCGGACGCGGAGATGGTGAAGAGCCAGTACGAGCAGAAAGGCTACGTCGAATACGAGGTCGATGCCGATCTGTTTCCTGCTAGGGCTCCACCTCGCCCTGGCCGCAGGAGGGCTCGCCATGGCGTTATGGCGAAGAAGACGccgcagggaggaggaggagcaacagCAAAATGA
- the LOC127757444 gene encoding carotenoid cleavage dioxygenase 8 homolog A, chloroplastic, producing the protein MATSLTLIATPCTAPRSSSSFALAPRLPPRCSNATAARRRVPVRGAVRATTLQSDQEPAGSGDSGATTTKLSAWTSVRQERWEGDLPIEGCLPPWLNGTYIRNGPGMWDVGEHAFHHLFDGYATLVRVSFRGWGGARATGAHRQIESEAYRAAVARGRPVLREFSHCPAPAKSLLHRVGDLVGLVTGAALTDNPNSALLPLGDGRVMCLTETTKRSVLIDPDTLETVGRFRYTDRLGGMVQSAHPIVTETEFLTLLPDLVRPGHLVVRMEAGSNERKVIGRVDCRGGPSPGWLHSFAATEKYVVVPEMPLRYSSASLLASELAPFYAFDWVPASGSYMHVMCKSTGKTVASVEVPPFMAIHFINAYEEEGDEAAVVVDCCEHYGDPAIIETLVLSRLRLLRGKDVLPNARVGRFRIPLDGSPFGELETALDPEEHGRGMDMCSINPARLGRKYRYAYACGARRPCNFPNTLTKIDLVEKKAKSWHEEGSVPSEPFFVARPGATDEDDGVVISIVSSDDGEGYALVLDATTFEEIARVRFPYGLPYGFHGCWIPATEE; encoded by the exons ATGGCGACCTCCCTGACCCTGATCGCCACACCATGCACGGCTCCTAGATCATCCTCGTCCTTCGCACTCGCTCCACGGCTGCCGCCTCGTTGCAGCAACGCGACTGCAGCACGTCGCCGCGTTCCCGTCCGTGGCGCCGTGAGGGCAACCACGCTGCAATCGGATCAGGAACCTGCAGGATCAGGAGACAGCGGCGCCACGACGACGAAGCTGTCTGCCTGGACCAGCGTCCGCCAAGAACGCTGGGAAGGTGACCTGCCCATCGAGGGATGCCTCCCTCCTTGGCTG AATGGCACGTACATCAGGAACGGGCCGGGGATGTGGGACGTCGGGGAGCACGCGTTCCACCACCTGTTCGACGGCTACGCGACGCTCGTCCGCGTCTCCTTCCGCGGCTGGGGTGGTGCGCGCGCCACGGGGGCGCACCGGCAGATCGAGTCGGAGGCGTACAGGGCCGCCGTGGCGCGCGGCCGCCCGGTCCTCCGCGAGTTCTCCCACTGCCCCGCGCCGGCCAAGAGCCTGCTCCACCGCGTCGGCGACCTCGTCGGCCTCGTCACCGGCGCCGCGCTCACCGACAACCCCAACAGCGCCTTGCTGCCGCTCGGCGACGGCCGGGTGATGTGCCTCACCGAGACCACCAAGAGGTCCGTCCTCATCGACCCGGACACGCTCGAGACGGTGGGCAGGTTCCGGTACACGGACAGGCTGGGTGGCATGGTGCAGTCGGCGCACCCGATCGTCACCGAGACCGAGTTCCTGACGCTGCTTCCCGACCTCGTCCGTCCGGGCCACCTCGTCGTGAGGATGGAGGCCGGGAGCAACGAGAGGAAGGTGATCGGGAGAGTGGACTGCCGCGGCGGGCCGTCGCCCGGGTGGCTGCACTCGTTCGCCGCCACGGAGAAGTACGTCGTCGTGCCGGAGATGccgctccggtactcctccgcCAGCCTGCTCGCCTCCGAGCTCGCCCCGTTCTACGCCTTCGACTGGGTCCCGGCGTCCGGCAGCTACATGCACGTCATGTGCAAGTCCACCGGCAAGACC GTGGCGAGCGTGGAGGTGCCTCCTTTCATGGCGATCCACTTCATCAACGCATAcgaggaggaaggcgacgaggccgccgtcgttgtcgacTGCTGTGAGCACTACGGTGACCCTGCCATCATCGAGACACTCGTCCTCAGTAGACTGAGATTGTTAAGGGGCAAGGACGTTTTACCTAACGCCAG GGTGGGGCGGTTCAGGATCCCGCTGGATGGGAGCCCGTTCGGCGAACTTGAGACGGCGCTGGACCCGGAGGAGCACGGGCGGGGGATGGACATGTGCAGCATCAACCCGGCGCGCCTCGGCAGGAAGTACCGGTATGCCTACGCGTGCGGCGCGCGTCGCCCGTGCAACTTCCCCAACACGCTCACCAAGATCGACCTTGTGGAGAAGAAGGCCAAGAGCTGGCACGAGGAGGGCTCCGTGCCGTCCGAGCCTTTCTTCGTCGCGAGGCCGGGAGCCACCGACGAAGACGATG GAGTGGTGATATCTATTGTAAGCTCCGACGATGGCGAAGGGTACGCACTGGTGCTAGACGCGACCACGTTTGAGGAGATTGCGCGCGTCAGGTTCCCCTACGGATTGCCCTACGGCTTCCATGGCTGCTGGATCCCTGCAACGGAAGAGTGA